One genomic window of Pelmatolapia mariae isolate MD_Pm_ZW linkage group LG5, Pm_UMD_F_2, whole genome shotgun sequence includes the following:
- the ccdc174 gene encoding coiled-coil domain-containing protein 174, whose product MDKKKKPLDVTASSLVDLKAELYRKQEQFKREKLGQETSGAGFKAKSKDKKPNIWSKQNAGVSARAAKDAEQLEEERSTIDTARRKLEEKARLYEQMTKGDFPDEETEGLFLVDFTQKIIDKKRETLAQKEKEDEEQLSSSPVPPPENPDEEWVDFVDALGRSRRCMKKDLPDFKKMDQDLQGKGKASSDKTLLSEDMRRELQRQEWEREEEEAMKRPVGPIHYEDIRQQEARDLGVGYYAFSQDQEQRQKQRETLDMLRDQTTDQRTKRERLKERKQAILQARLAKVRQRKMKKAKLDGTEEEEKEEENEGEEEEFETTGTSPQPEECPEVSILKKVEVEIQERRDTKPGVPHVREWDRGKEFMFTEWKSRRREERDSEFAPPSAYFADDKRLKPGKYKNEENKSNMSFKWARAPGGISESKAEPQPQSKTASSPPEPQPNPPPSAQPPPSDSSSLSAPPFHPQYPPHPLFYPPFPPPPTPQFASPPHLLPPFPPPFPHQYPPQYPPQVQSQAQPAGDSQTQQLHQGPPQSLDDMLSFYRNST is encoded by the exons atggataaaaagaagaaacctTTAGACGTGACTGCTTCATCG CTAGTGGACCTTAAAGCTGAGCTGTACAGGAAACAGGAGCAGTTCAAACGGGAGAAACTTGGACAAGAAACTTCTGGAGCAGGATTCAAAGCAAAATCAAAAGATAAG AAGCCCAACATCTGGAGTAAACAAAATGCGGGTGTTTCAGCAAGAGCTGCTAAAGATGCAGAGCAGCTGGAAGAGGAGCGAAGCACCATCGATACAGCAAG GCGTAAGTTGGAGGAGAAGGCGAGACTCTACGAACAGATGACTAAAGGAGACTTTCCTG ATGAAGAGACGGAAGGGCTGTTCCTTGTTGACTTCACCCAGAAGATTATtgacaaaaagagagaaacacttgcccagaaggagaaagaggacgAGGAACAACTCAGCTCATCACCCGTCCCTCCTCCTGAGAACCCGGACGAAGAATG ggTGGACTTTGTGGATGCTTTGGGACGATCTCGGCGGTGCATGAAGAAAGACCTGCCAGACTTTAAGAAAATGGACCAAGACCTTCAAGGGAAAGg AAAAGCTTCATCAGACAAGACATTACTCTCAGAAGACATGCGACGAGAGCTGCAGAGGCAGGAGTgggagagggaggaagaggaggcaatGAAAAGGCCTGTTGGACCGATTCACTATGAGGATATCAGACAACAAG AGGCTCGGGACCTTGGTGTGGGGTACTACGCATTCTCTCAGGATCAGGAGCAGCggcaaaaacagagagaaactctggACATGCTTAGAGATCAG ACTACAGATCAGCGCACAAAGAGAGAACGACTGAAGGAGAGGAAGCAGGCCATCCTACAGGCTCGACTAGCCAAGgtaaggcagaggaagatgaagaaggCCAAGCTGGATGgtacagaggaagaggagaaagaagaggagaatgAAG gagaggaagaggaattTGAAACAACAGGGACCTCCCCTCAACCAGAGGAGTGCCCAGAGGTCAGCATACTCAAGAAGGTGGAAGTGGAGATCCAGGAGAGGAGAGACACCAAACCAGGAGTTCCTCATGTCAGAGAGTGGGACAGAGGCAAAG AGTTCATGTTTACTGAGTGGAAAAGTCGGCGTCGGGAGGAGCGGGATTCTGAATTTGCACCTCCGTCTGCATACTTTGCAGATGACAAGAGGCTGAAACCAGGAAAGTATAAAAATGAGGAGAATAAATCCAACATGTCCTTCAAGTGGGCAAGAGCTCCAGGAGGAATCTCTGAGAGCAAAGCAGAACCACAACCTCAGTCTAAAACTGCATCTTCACCTCCTGAACCTCAACCAAACCCTCCCCCGTCTGCACAGCCACCGCCCTCAGACAGCTCGTCGCTGTCGGCTCCCCCCTTTCATCCCCAGTATCCCCCTCACCCGCTATTTTATCCTCCATTTCCTCCTCCACCTACTCCTCAGTTTGCAAGCCCACCTCACCTCCTTCCTCCATTTCCACCACCGTTCCCACATCAATATCCACCCCAGTATCCACCTCAGGTGCAGAGCCAGGCGCAACCTGCAGGTGACAGCCAAACCCAGCAACTCCACCAGGGCCCTCCTCAAAGTCTGGATGACATGTTGTCCTTCTACAGGAACTCTACCTGA
- the ghrl gene encoding ghrelin/obestatin prepropeptide, with the protein MLLKRNTCLLAFLLCSLTLWCKSTSAGSSFLSPSQKPQNKVKSSRIGRQAMEEPNQTNEDKTMTISAPFEIGVTLRAEDLADYIVELQEVVQRLLGNTESAERPSPR; encoded by the exons ATGCTTCTGAAAAGAAACACCTGCCTGTTGGCTTTTCTCTTGTGTTCCTTGACCTTGTGGTGCAAGTCAACCAGTGCGGGCTCAAGCTTCCTCAGCCCATCACAGAAACCTCAG AACAAAGTGAAGTCCTCCAGAATCGGTCGCCAAGCCATGGAGGAGCCAAATCAAACCAATGAGGACAAAACCATGACA ATAAGTGCGCCCTTTGAAATTGGCGTCACTTTGAGAGCAGAAGACTTGGCGGACTACATTGTAGAGCTGCAGGAGGTTGTGCAACGCCTGCTGGGAAACACAGAATCAGCAG AGAGACCATCTCCTCGTTGA
- the tatdn2 gene encoding putative deoxyribonuclease TATDN2 has translation MDSRRKKVAFSWLRTTVTSPAHHQGGNADSVTPPCRTITQNEDSETLPRSDSPGSARLGALSLDTPKRKAEMLSESLPSVGKLKLRKLSRKNSETFKTLKDKPMNTSAAQLESKNIQKASPPPSHSFILKKKARTPEEGLKAICRKALMAALGNTKTTCSTTNIIRTDTNSLSSPLQTELPSPAYLETTVVDINSSWSQYDTAPEDRGGSKGDQWPTLQVLEDSDIKGDASEPKTDGRRFVVEGEDLPRMFVSEDSVSLEKTFQDRPFPPDNGLEAEDHASALPSLEYIPDSSSCFSSDQSCDQHQTLVDSEGGVTPTFTFTPSNETTGTLEAAAKDMEVPFSSPQRKVFVSLKQPHSPHVSVLNASTVEADNICSSIIRGRSSDPFALPRHSNMGASKLCFDPTASRRQSDGVFRMRYPGYSSSHTWTPRRLSLGAEPLWTSYPCSSSEAGFIDTHCHLDMLYGKLGFCGTFSSFRRLYQSSFTGEFQGCITNFCNPDIMVKEALWEGLLAEDMVWGAFGCHPHFAKNYSSIQERNILTAMRHPKAVAFGEMGLDYSYKNSTDTSTQKEVFERQLRLAVAMQKPLVIHCRDADDDLLKIMKKCVPREYKIHRHCFTNSYPVIEPFLAEFPNLYVGFTALITYLRATEVRNAVSQIPLNRIVLETDAPYFLPRQVGKGVCQFSHPGMGIHTLRELSLLKGEDMATVLDTIRNNTTQLYGI, from the exons ATGGACAGCAGAAGAAAGAAGGTGGCCTTCAGCTGGCTCCGAACTACAGTCACTTCACCAGCACATCATCAGGGTGGAAACGCTGACTCAGTCACACCGCCTTGCCGGACCATAACGCAAAATGAAGATTCAGAAACTTTGCCCCGCAGTGATTCTCCAGGATCTGCACGGCTTGGAGCACTGAGTCTGGATACTCCCAAGAGAAAAGCCGAGATGCTCTCTGAAAGTCTGCCCTCTGTAGGCAAACTTAAGCTGCGGAAGCTATCcagaaaaaacagtgaaacatttaaaactttGAAG GACAAACCTATGAACACCTCAGCCGCACAGCTAGAGTCCAAAAACATCCAGAAAGCTTCACCACCTCCATCCCACTCTTTTATCTTGAAGAAGAAAGCGAGGACACCTGAGGAGGGATTAAAGGCTATCTGCAGGAAGGCACTGATGGCAGCCcttggaaacacaaaaacaacgtGCAGCACTACTAATATCATCAGAACTGACACGAACAGCTTGTCTTCACCTCTGCAGACTGAACTTCCCAGTCCAGCCTACCTTGAGACAACCGTTGTGGATATTAACAGCTCCTGGAGCCAGTATGACACTGCACCTGAGGACCGAGGCGGTAGCAAAGGAGATCAGTGGCCCACCCTTCAGGTGTTGGAAGACTCGGACATCAAAGGTGATGCTTCAGAGCCAAAGACAGATGGAAGG cgtTTTGTGGTTGAAGGAGAGGATTTGCCCAGGATGTTTGTTAGTGAGGACTCTGTTTCTCTGGAGAAGACCTTCCAAGACAGACCATTTCCTCCAGACAATGGACTGGAAGCTGAGGACCATGCCTCCGCCCTCCCTTCACTAGAGTACATACCAGATTCTTCATCTTGtttctcatctgaccagagctgTGATCAACATCAAACTTTAGTCGATAGTGAGGGAGGTGTAACTCCCACTTTTACGTTTACACCCTCTAATGAAACCACTGGGACCCTCGAGGCAGCTGCTAAAGACATGGAGGTGCCTTTCTCATCACCACAGAGGAAAGTTTTTGTCTCACTGAAGCAGCCCCACTCACCGCACGTGAGCGTTTTAAATGCATCCACAGTTGAGGCTGACAACATTTGCTCATCCATCATTAGGGGACGTTCATCGGATCCCTTTGCTCTGCCCCGACACTCAAATATGGGAGCGTCAAAGCTGTGCTTCGACCCCACAGCCTCACGCAGGCAGTCGGACGGTGTTTTCCGCATGCGTTACCCTGGTTACTCCTCATCTCATACTTGGACTCCTAGAAGACTGTCCTTGGGGGCTGAACCTTTATGGACCAGCTACCCCTGCTCGAGCAGTGAAGCTGGCTTCATAGACACGCATTGCCATCTGGACATGCTCTATGGAAAACTTGGCTTCTGCGGGACGTTCAGCAGCTTTCGAAGGCTGTACCAGAGTAGCTTCACTGGAGAGTTTCAAGGCTGTATTACAAACTTCTGCAACCCAGATATCATGGTGAAAGAGGCGCTGTGGGAAGGTCTGCTGGCTGAAGACATGGTATGGGGGGCATTTGGGTGCCACCCGCATTTTGCCAAAAACTACTCGAGTATTCAAGAGCGCAATATACTGACGGCGATGAGGCATCCAAAAGCCGTGGCCTTTGGTGAGATGGGCCTGGACTACTCCTACAAAAACTCTACTGACACCTCAACGCAGAAAGAG GTGTTTGAGCGTCAGCTGCGTTTGGCCGTGGCCATGCAGAAACCTCTGGTGATCCACTGCAGGGATGCAGATGACGACCTGCTGAAAATCATGAAGAAGTGTGTTCCCAGGGAGTACAAAATTCACAG GCACTGTTTTACAAACAGTTATCCAGTGATTGAGCCCTTCCTGGCAGAATTCCCCAATTTGTATGTGGGATTCACAGCCCTAATCACCTACTTGAGGGCTACAGAGGTCCGAAATGCCGTTTCCCAGATCCCTCTGAATCGCATTGTGTTGGAGACAGATGCGCCATATTTCCTGCCAAGACAG GTTGGGAAAGGTGTCTGCCAGTTTTCCCATCCTGGAATGGGCATCCATACTCTGCGGGAGCTGAGCCTACTGAAGGGGGAAGACATGGCCACTGTCCTTGACACCATCCGAAACAACACCACACAGCTGTATGGTATATGA